Proteins encoded in a region of the Tepidisphaeraceae bacterium genome:
- a CDS encoding NAD-dependent epimerase/dehydratase family protein — MAKYFIVGGAGFIGSHLVRHLLADEPDAAVAIYDNFSSGREWHLGENLSSPRVTIVRGDVKDLPALTAAMAGHEHVYHFASNPDIAKAVKQPDIDFWEGTYLTQNVLEAMRQSGVKKLTYASGSGVYGDTGSTPVYEDYAPLLPISTYGASKLAGEALINAYCYMFDMAALAFRFANVVGPHQTHGVSYDFIRRLMEDPTQLAILGDGQQSKSYVHVDDVVSALRFVAARGMSGFGYYNVATEDYVTVREIADLVCARLGITGTTYHFGGGARGWKGDVPLVRFDSSKLRALGWRNGRTAVQALQDSIDSMIADAKEGNLYRAS; from the coding sequence ATGGCCAAGTATTTCATTGTCGGTGGTGCCGGGTTCATCGGCAGTCACCTCGTGCGCCACCTGCTGGCCGACGAGCCCGACGCCGCCGTCGCCATTTACGACAACTTCTCCAGTGGCCGCGAGTGGCACCTCGGTGAGAACCTCAGTTCGCCGCGCGTGACCATTGTTCGAGGCGACGTGAAGGACCTGCCCGCCCTGACGGCCGCCATGGCCGGTCACGAGCACGTTTACCACTTCGCGTCCAACCCCGACATCGCAAAGGCCGTCAAACAGCCCGACATCGACTTCTGGGAAGGCACCTACCTCACCCAAAACGTTCTGGAAGCCATGCGGCAATCCGGCGTGAAGAAGCTCACCTATGCCAGTGGCAGTGGCGTGTACGGCGACACGGGCAGCACGCCGGTTTACGAAGATTACGCCCCCCTGCTTCCCATCAGCACCTACGGCGCCAGCAAGCTGGCCGGTGAAGCGCTCATCAACGCCTACTGCTACATGTTCGACATGGCCGCCCTGGCGTTCCGCTTCGCCAACGTGGTCGGCCCGCACCAGACGCACGGCGTGTCGTACGACTTCATCCGCCGGCTGATGGAGGACCCCACGCAGCTGGCCATCCTGGGCGACGGCCAGCAAAGCAAGTCGTACGTGCACGTGGACGACGTCGTCAGCGCCCTGCGCTTCGTCGCGGCGCGGGGCATGAGCGGGTTTGGCTATTACAATGTGGCCACGGAAGATTACGTCACCGTCCGCGAGATCGCCGACCTAGTCTGCGCCCGCCTGGGCATCACCGGCACGACCTACCACTTCGGGGGTGGCGCCCGCGGCTGGAAGGGCGACGTGCCGCTCGTGCGCTTCGATTCGAGCAAGCTGCGCGCGCTCGGTTGGCGCAACGGGCGCACCGCCGTTCAGGCCCTGCAAGACTCGATCGACTCGATGATCGCCGACGCCAAAGAAGGAAACCTCTATCGTGCGAGCTGA
- a CDS encoding class I SAM-dependent methyltransferase, with product MRAEEILANVNEKNVATTWDDAHHYSPAPRHRRRLIMKALRGIQFSDCLDAGCAQPFLIEEIAQRFNVKGYGCDISDQVMAAARQSHPAMEFQALDLTAERWPGDKQFDLVVCSEVLEHIPEWRLALANLVKMTRKHLLITVPGGKIRIMDKMVGHHQHFSGAELREELNKHDFDVQYVRRWGFPMHSMYKSSISMLSPDKLYDSFAGGKYGTGQKLISNMIYGTFFLNDLFGGGEQVLCMSHRKGTSQ from the coding sequence GTGCGAGCTGAAGAAATCCTGGCCAACGTGAACGAGAAGAACGTCGCCACCACCTGGGACGACGCGCACCACTATTCCCCCGCCCCGCGGCATCGCCGGCGGTTGATCATGAAGGCGCTGCGCGGCATTCAGTTCAGCGACTGCCTGGACGCCGGTTGCGCCCAGCCGTTCCTGATCGAGGAGATCGCCCAGCGGTTCAACGTCAAAGGCTACGGCTGCGACATCTCCGACCAGGTGATGGCCGCGGCGCGCCAGAGCCACCCTGCGATGGAGTTCCAGGCGCTGGACCTCACCGCCGAGCGCTGGCCCGGCGACAAGCAGTTCGACCTCGTCGTCTGCAGCGAGGTGCTCGAACACATTCCCGAATGGCGGCTGGCGCTGGCCAATTTGGTCAAGATGACCCGCAAGCACCTGCTGATCACCGTGCCGGGCGGCAAGATCCGCATCATGGACAAGATGGTCGGGCACCATCAGCACTTCAGTGGCGCCGAACTGCGCGAGGAACTGAACAAGCACGACTTCGACGTGCAGTACGTGCGCCGCTGGGGCTTCCCGATGCACTCGATGTACAAGTCGAGCATCAGCATGCTCTCGCCCGACAAGCTCTACGACTCGTTCGCCGGCGGCAAGTACGGCACCGGTCAGAAGCTCATCAGCAACATGATCTACGGCACCTTCTTCCTCAACGACCTCTTCGGTGGTGGCGAGCAGGTGCTGTGCATGTCGCACCGCAAGGGGACCAGCCAATGA